A single region of the Nocardioides ochotonae genome encodes:
- a CDS encoding copper transporter — protein MISYRQHVVSLVAVFLALAAGVVLGGGPLSDLGRDDSATAADTLDAGDQRTLAFAEQFAATAAPQLYDGGLRQRSVALLTAPGVDEEAVTGLTAQIEAAGSSVAGRYDLGTELLSGSSKTLVDTLGTQLVEQVESGLVDAEATTYVRIGQLLGRAVASTGRPERPGSDAETVRQSLVAAELVTASDEDARLAPLVLLVLGEDAEPTVLAGLVSGLATTATGVVVAGDAASAANGDLADLREDPAATQVTTVDGVETVLGQVSAVLALVREIDGTGGSFGASGEAGPVPLG, from the coding sequence TTGATCTCCTACCGCCAGCACGTCGTCTCGCTCGTCGCCGTCTTCCTCGCCCTCGCCGCGGGGGTGGTGCTGGGCGGGGGCCCGCTCAGCGACCTCGGCCGCGACGACTCCGCCACGGCCGCGGACACCCTCGACGCCGGCGACCAGCGCACCCTCGCGTTCGCCGAGCAGTTCGCCGCCACCGCCGCTCCGCAGCTGTACGACGGGGGACTGCGCCAGCGCTCGGTGGCCCTGCTCACCGCGCCCGGTGTCGACGAGGAGGCCGTCACCGGGCTCACCGCCCAGATCGAGGCCGCCGGCAGCAGCGTCGCCGGACGCTACGACCTGGGCACCGAGCTGCTCTCCGGCTCCTCCAAGACCCTCGTGGACACCCTGGGCACCCAGCTGGTCGAGCAGGTCGAGAGCGGCCTGGTCGACGCCGAGGCCACGACGTACGTGCGCATCGGCCAGCTCCTGGGCCGCGCCGTGGCCAGCACCGGCAGGCCCGAGCGCCCCGGCAGCGATGCGGAGACGGTGCGCCAGAGCCTCGTCGCCGCGGAGCTGGTGACCGCGTCCGACGAGGACGCGCGCCTGGCGCCGCTGGTGCTGCTGGTGCTCGGCGAGGACGCCGAGCCCACCGTGCTCGCCGGCCTGGTCTCCGGTCTGGCCACGACCGCGACCGGCGTCGTGGTCGCCGGTGACGCCGCCTCGGCCGCGAACGGCGACCTCGCCGACCTGCGCGAGGACCCGGCCGCCACCCAGGTCACCACCGTCGACGGCGTGGAGACCGTGCTCGGCCAGGTGAGCGCCGTACTGGCCCTCGTGCGTGAGATCGACGGCACAGGCGGGTCCTTCGGTGCGTCGGGTGAGGCAGGACCGGTCCCTCTGGGATAG
- the steA gene encoding putative cytokinetic ring protein SteA, with protein sequence MKSLARTRSATAPPGVVATARVARRAGALLPRLRPGDVAVIDHLDLDRDTARALLDAGVGAVLNASPMLSGRYPSQGAALLADAGVLLVEDAGAALLADVRDASVVRIHDGVVHAGAEPDAPAVATGQVVDAETLRARMERARLGLTAQLDSFTRNAAEFLRQEEGLLLHGRGLPRLATRMAGRSVVVVVQGHDHAAELHAARVWLREQAPVVVAVGRAGDDLRERRQRVDVLVVDAADEAAMPSAQTLKSAREVVLRVERGRAAPVDPLMRMGISPSVVTTGATAEDVALLLAAAGDAALVVGVGMNATLTEFLDRQRSGLPSTFLTRLKLGPLLVDAAAVPRLYSGRVRPHHLLLVMLSGLVALAAAVGVTPVGQEWFDQLSTLFEGILG encoded by the coding sequence ATGAAGTCCCTTGCTCGCACCCGGTCCGCAACCGCCCCTCCCGGTGTCGTCGCCACCGCCCGCGTCGCCCGCCGCGCCGGCGCGCTGCTGCCGCGCCTGCGCCCCGGCGACGTCGCGGTCATCGACCACCTCGACCTCGACCGCGACACCGCCCGGGCGCTCCTCGACGCCGGTGTCGGCGCCGTCCTCAACGCCTCCCCGATGCTGTCGGGGCGCTATCCCAGCCAGGGCGCCGCCCTCCTCGCCGACGCGGGCGTGCTGCTCGTCGAGGACGCCGGGGCGGCGCTGCTCGCCGACGTCCGCGACGCCAGCGTCGTGCGCATCCACGACGGTGTCGTGCACGCCGGCGCCGAGCCGGACGCACCCGCCGTCGCCACCGGTCAGGTGGTCGACGCCGAGACCCTGCGCGCCCGCATGGAGCGGGCCCGCCTCGGTCTCACGGCCCAGCTGGACAGCTTCACCCGCAACGCCGCGGAGTTCCTGCGCCAGGAGGAGGGCCTGCTGCTGCACGGCCGCGGTCTGCCGCGGCTCGCGACCCGGATGGCGGGGCGTTCGGTCGTCGTCGTGGTCCAGGGCCACGACCACGCCGCGGAGCTGCACGCCGCCCGCGTCTGGCTGCGCGAGCAGGCGCCGGTCGTCGTCGCGGTCGGGCGTGCCGGCGACGACCTGCGCGAGCGCCGGCAGCGGGTGGACGTCCTGGTCGTCGACGCCGCCGACGAGGCGGCGATGCCCTCGGCGCAGACCCTGAAGTCCGCACGCGAGGTGGTGCTGCGCGTCGAGCGCGGCCGCGCCGCCCCCGTCGACCCGCTGATGAGGATGGGCATCAGCCCCTCCGTCGTCACCACCGGGGCGACCGCCGAGGACGTGGCGCTGCTGCTCGCCGCCGCCGGCGACGCCGCGCTCGTCGTCGGGGTGGGGATGAACGCCACGCTCACCGAGTTCCTCGACCGGCAGCGCTCCGGTCTCCCCAGCACCTTCCTCACCCGTCTCAAGCTCGGCCCGCTCCTGGTCGACGCCGCCGCGGTGCCGCGGCTCTACTCCGGGCGGGTACGCCCCCACCACCTGCTGCTGGTGATGCTCTCCGGCCTTGTCGCCCTCGCGGCCGCCGTCGGAGTGACGCCGGTCGGGCAGGAGTGGTTCGACCAGCTCTCCACACTCTTCGAAGGAATCCTGGGTTGA